One Leuconostoc mesenteroides subsp. mesenteroides ATCC 8293 genomic window, TGGCTATGAATTTCGGCGCAGATGATTACATTACTAAGCCGTTTAACATAGATTTATTAATCGTAAAAATTAATGCATTGCTGAGACGCGAATATAGCTTTAGTGTAGAGAAAAAGCATTCTCAATTTCAAGGTTATACCTTGAATATTATTGATAATCAGTTAATATATGACAGTCGAGAGGTAGTTCTCTCCAAAAATGAAACAAAGCTATTGTATCTTTTATTTACTCATCCAAATCAACTTGTTACCAGAGAGGACATTATGGCTACTTTGTGGGATAACGAGATGTTTGTTGATAAGAATACGTTAGCGGTCACGCTAACGAGATTGCGTAACAAAGTAACAGAAATTGGATTTTCAAAGTATTTACAAACTGTCAAAGGTAAGGGGATTAAGCTTAGTGATTAAAAAAATATTTGGCTTAGCGTTGCAGTTTTTATCTGACTTTTGGTATCTGTACGCCTCATTTATGTTAACTTTTCTTTTGCTAATGTGGAGCGTGATTATGCGATCACTAAGTTTAGACTCGATGTTCGATGTCCTTTGGGGTGGTTGTTATATTTTAATTGTAATTACTTGTATTTTATTTTGGAAATGGTACCGAGCACACAAGGGACTGATTCAGTTGCTGTGCGAAGAAGAGGTACATACATTATCAAGCATTGCGACCTTGTCTAGTCACGAACGAATGTACCAACAATTAATTAAAAAGCAACAATTGCATCAAGAAAAAATGCAGGCACAGTTAAATGAAGATGCAAATGACATTCAAGATTACTATGCAATGTGGGCCCATCAAATTAAAGTACCGCTGTCCGTTTTAGATTTAATGAATCAAACTGGGACAATTGAAAAATATGAAACTAGTAATCAATTGTTAGTGATCAATCAGTATTTGGATATGATGTTGCAGTTTATTCGTTTAAAAAACTTCAATCAGGATATAGCGTACCAGGATATGAGTGTCCAAAAGTCTTTAAGATCGGTGATTAAAGATTATAAATATTGGTTCATCCATAAAGATTTAGCTGTTAGCATAAATGAATTTGATTTTTCTGTCGTTAGTGATGCCAAATGGCTTCGATTTGTATTTGAACAAGTTATATTTAATGCAATTAAATATACACCTCAGGGCAAAATAAATATTATTTGTCAAAATGACAATCAGGTCATTATTAAAGACACGGGCATTGGTATTGCGCAAAATGATTTACCAATGATTTTTAATCAAGGCTATACAGGATTTAATGGGCGCATTAATAGTAATGCGAGTGGCCTTGGTTTATACATGGTTAAAAGAATTTTAAATAATTTAGGTCACGATATAACCATTCAATCTGAAGTAAATGTTGGTACAACAGTCATAATTAATTTTCAACAAACTGTAATTAAATAAACCTTACAAAGTTGTAAGGTGTGGAGATGATATGTAAGGTTAATCATCTCTTTTTTAATTTAAAATAGAATTATGATAAACGATATAGGAGAATAAAATTCATGACACTACTTAAAGTTGAGCATTTGAAAAAAGAATATCAGAGTAAATTTAAAAATAATACAGTTGTTGCCTTGGCGGATGTCAGTTTTGAGGTAGAGAAGGGTGAGTTCATTGCAATCATGGGTGAGTCTGGTTCAGGTAAATCGACTTTGCTAAACTGCATTGCCACACTTGATCAACCAACAGCAGGAACTATTTCTTTAAATAATCAGAATTTCAAACATTTGTCAGATAAACAATTAGCTGCCTTTCGCCGAGATCACCTAGGATTTGTGTTCCAGGATTTTAATTTGCTTGATACAATGTCGGTTGCGGATAATATATATTTACCGCTTATACTAGCTAAAAATACAAATAATAAGGAGCAGAAACTGAGTAATCTTGCCAAACAGTTGGGATTACAGGATCTGTTGAATAAGTATCCATATGAGTTATCTGGCGGACAAAAACAGCGAGTGGCTATTGGCAGAGCGTTGATCACCAATCCAGAAATTTTATTAGCTGATGAACCAACAGGAGCTTTAGATTCTAAGAATTCAGCTGATATTTTGTCAATATTTGAACAATATAATCAGCAAAATCAAACAATATTAATGGTTACGCATTCTGCTTTGGCCGCTAGTCATGCTCAAAGAGTTTTATTTATTAAAGATGGAAAAGTGTTCCATCAGACATACCGAGGGAATAAAACGGAGCAAGAAATGTTACTGACAATTAGTGATGCCATGACTAATTTATTAGGGGGGATTGATTAAAATGTTGTATTGGAAATTAGCTTGGCAATCAATTGTAAAAAACAGGTTAGAGTACTTACCATTTATGTTAGCAGGCAGTGCTGCTGTCGCTTTGAACATGGTTATTCAGTTACTTATTTATTCAAAAGGGGTCAAAAAATTAGCAGCCAATGTATCTGTAATTGAAATGCTTACTTTTTCTCAAATCGTAATTGCTATTTTTTCTATTATTTTTCTGCTCTATACCTATAGTTTTCTAAGTAAACGAAAACAGTCAGAGTTTGGTCTTTTCAGCATTTTAGGGTTACAAAAAATTGATCTGATTAAAATTAGCTGGAGACAACAATTTATTTCTTTTCTGGCAGTTACTTTTTTTGGCCTCATTACTGGTGTTGTGTTCAGTAAAGTATTAATCTTACTATTTATGAAGCTCGTGGGTGGTACCGAATTCCAGCTAAACATCACAGCCGTGTCCATAGTATTTATTGTTGTATTTTTTATGATATGTTTTTTATTCTTGCTGATAACAGACATATTTTCGATTTTTAAACTTAAAACCATATCTTTATTGCATGCAACTAAAAAGGGAGAATCAGAACCCAGAAGCCATTGGGTATTATTTGGCCTTGGACTAGTCCTGCTAACAATGGGATATTATATTTCCTTAACGGTTCATTCACCTTTAAAAGCAATTGGTCAATTCTTTATAGCTATACTGTTAGTTGTTTGTGCGACATATATTCTGTTCATCGTAGCTTCGACGATTATTTTAAAAGTAATGAAACGAAATGGAAAGTATTACTACCAAGCAAATCATTTTATAACTGTGTCGAATATGTTATTTAGAATGAAGCAGAATGCAACAGGTCTGGCTAGCATTACGCTATTAACAACTATGTCGCTGGTTATTATTGTTACAACAGTTTCAATGTTTGTTGGACAAGAAGACTACATCAATCAACAATTCCCGCGGGCTGTTATTTTGACAAGCTCATCTGACCGTAAAGTGCCCATTAAGTCTGTGAGAAAAGTTGCTAGTAATAATGGTATAAAAATAGACAAACCCTACAAATTAGAAATTAGTACTGCGATAGCTGGGGATTTAACGACTCAAGGGAAGCTACAACCTTTAACTGGTGATTCCGTTGGGAGTGCCGACAATTTGTCTGAAATCCAGTTCATAACAGAAAAACAGTATAAATATATGGCCAATAATAGCTCAAACAAGTTAAAGGCTAATGAAATATATGTCTATGATAGACAAGGAACATTCAATGGGGGCAATATCACTTTTTTGGATAAAAACTACCATGTGAAAAGCGTGTTGAAAAAGATTAAAGGGATTCCTAGCGTTCAGCCTAATATGACACATTCACTGATAGTAGTTGTGCCTTCTAAGAGTGTTACAAGTGCTCTAGGAAACGAGTTTAATGATTTAGGTGATACGAAACAGAATATTACTTATAAGAACCAGTTATTATTCAATGTCACAGGTACTGAGCAGCAAAGAGAAAAATTCTTAAAAGAGGTATCTCAAACATACAATATTACGAGTGAAGATAGATTTTCAACAATATCTGTATTAAAAGAATTTTATGGTGGCTTTTTCTTTATTGGTTTAGTATTCTCAGTTAGTTTTATTATGGCAACTGGTTTGATTATTTATTATAAGCAAATATCTGAGGGACGTTCTGACCAAAAGCAATTCGATATTTTGCAAAAAATAGGCATGTCCAGTCAAGAAGTTAAGCAAACCATTCGTTCACAAATCATTTGGATATTTGGTCTGCCTGTGGTTGTCGCGATTATGCACTTATGTTTTGCGATGCCAATGATTCATAAAATTCTGCAATTGTTTGGTATAATTATTGGTCCAGTAGTTTATCTGACCACTGTACTAACAGTGATCTCGATAGTCTTAATTTATTACTTAATCTATCTGAAAACATCGAAAACATATTATCAGCAGGTTTCAAGAAAAATATCTTAGAAGTGTGTTAGAAAAAATAAAAAAGCGATTTCAATCACTGAAGTCGCTTTTAAAATTTGGAAAAATTAAACTTATAAAAATCAATTAAAGTTTTTTAAAACTGCAGTTGCTTGATCGGTAATCATTTGCGACACGATTTTAATTGCAGGAATTCTTTTTTGTGGCTTACGTTCTAAAAGGTAGATTTGTCTCTTGCTTTTAATATCGAAATCATGAATAAAAATTCCATTCATATCAGTACCCGCAGTAAGTGCTAAGGAAGGCAAAATGGAGATACCGAGTTGTGATTTCACTAAGCTTTTTATAGCATCATAACTGTGAATTTCACTAACGACATCAGGGTCAAATAAATTTTCTCGGCACATTTGGATGATATGATTGGATAAATATGTATTCTTGGGTTCTATGATCCACTTTTTTGATGCTAAGTCTGAAAAGTGCTTAATTGGGAAAATACTTTTATCGTCTTTACTTGAGACTACTAATAATTTATCTTCGCCAATATTGGTCGATATGATGTCTGAATTGGGAAAAGTGACCTTTTTTTCAAAATAACCGGTTAAAACAATATCAAATTTGTGTGACCGAAGTCCTAATAGGCTTTGGTCGGGTTCTTCTTCATATATTCTGCATTCTATACTTGGAAAAGTTTGATTAATCTTTTTTATGACAGGAATAAGTATAGAATTTAATGCGCTGGTGAAAGTTGCAATTCTAACAATGCCAGTAATTTCACTTTGTCGTGTTTTAAAATCATTTTCGATCGTTTCTAATTCAGATAAAACTGGCTGGGCTCTCTCCACTAGTTCTTGTCCAGTTTGGTTCAGATAAACTTTCCGTCCTTGTTTTTCAATCAGCGTTAATTCTAAATCGTCTTCAAGGTCTTTTAATTGCTGTGATATTGTTGCAGGACTAACAAATAAAGCCTCAGCAACTCGATTCATTGTTCCTAGTTCGGCTAGGTGGGTTAAAATTTGCAGTTGCCAAATATTCATTCATATTACCTCAATCATTTAGAAAAACTGAACTATATCGTCAGATACTTTATCTTTTCATTAATTTTATATTGCTTTAAAATTAATTTCAAGTTAACTATTAATTGAAAGAGGTATCTGAATATGATAGAAGCATTTGAAAAATCACAGGAACCGTGGGCTGATGTAGAAAAATATGTTGGTCGGTACGCTGGAATGGATTTTAGTCCCGATATTGTTGATCACGCAAAAGGAACCTACTTGTTTACAGAATCAGGTGAAAAAATACTTGATTTTACATCAGGGCAGATGAGTTCTACATTAGGACATTCAAATCCGGAAATTGTTACGACTTTACAGCAAACCGTACAACGATTGGATCATTTATATAGCGGAATGCTTTCGCGACCTAATATTAATTTGTCTAAAAACATTGCCAGTAAAACAGGGGAAAATTTAAAAAAAGTTATTCCGTTGTCGACTGGGTCGGAAGTTAATGAAGCCGCTTTGAGAATGGCTAAATTGGTCACAGGAAAATTTGAGGTTGTCTCTTTTAATAAATCATGGCACGGTGTGACGCAGGCTAGCGCTGGTGCTACCTATGCCTCAGCTAGAAAATCAGGGGCACCAACGTCTCCAGGTCAACTTTCAATTCCAACGCCGTATACATACCGTCCCAATTTTTTCAATTCAGAAGGAGAATACGATTGGCACAAAGAACTAGATTATGGATTTGAAATGGTTGATGCACAATCGGTTGGTAGCCTAGCGGCTTGCATTGTGGAACCAATTGTATCGGGTGGTGGTATTCTGGTGCCCCCAAAAGGATACTTGGCAGCACTAAAAGAAAAATGTCGCGAACGTGGTATGCTACTGATATTTGATGAAGCGCAAACTAGCTTAGGTAGAACTGGTGAATGGTTTGCATATCAGTACGATGACGTTGAACCTGATATTTTGACTTTATCAAAAACATTGGGTTCGGGTCTACCCTTGGCAGCATTAGTTACGACGGATAAAATTGAAAAAAAGGCTCATGAAAAAGGATTTCTTTTTTATACATCGCACGTAAACGATCCCTTGGTAGCAGCTGTGGGTTGCACAGTTATGAATATTATTGAACGTGATAATTTATGCCAAGTAACTAAGGAAAAAGGAAATTATTTACATGACGGATTGCAGAAACTAGTCGATGAATATGATATTGTTGGGGATGCTCGCGGTCGTGGACTTCTGCAAGGATTAGAAATTATAAAAAGTAAAAGCAATAAAGAAAGATCTGAATTTATTGGTGATGAAATTACAAAACGCTGTTATAAACTAGGGCTTCATATGAATATTGTTAATCTGCCAGGGATGGGTGGTGTGTTCAGGATAGCTCCACCATTAACTGTTAGTTATGAGGAATTAGATAGCGGTCTGGCAATACTAGAACAGTCTATTAAATCTGTTCAAAATGATATTAACCTTGGTAATTTATAGAATACTCAAAGGAGAATAATTATTTTTGAAAATATTAAAATGATCAGAAATTACGATCCCGCCATTTCTTCTAATTTGCAAATTATTTTAACTTATTCTGGTTTGCATGCCGTTTGGTTTTATCGCATTAGTCATCAGTTGTGGCAACTCAATTTGAAGCTTCTTGCGCATCTATGTTCGCAATGGGGACGTTTAATCACGGGAGTCGAGATACATCCTGGCGCGCAAATTGGGAGACGTCTGTTAATTGACCATGGTTCTGGAACTGTGATTGGTGAAACAGCAATTATTGGTGATGATGT contains:
- a CDS encoding response regulator transcription factor, with the protein product MKYKIFIVEDNQEIVSLLKKGLISWGLSAVSCKDFNQVEEEITMHSPHLVLMDINLPYYNGFFWTQKIRQNSMIPIIFLSSRDEESDMILAMNFGADDYITKPFNIDLLIVKINALLRREYSFSVEKKHSQFQGYTLNIIDNQLIYDSREVVLSKNETKLLYLLFTHPNQLVTREDIMATLWDNEMFVDKNTLAVTLTRLRNKVTEIGFSKYLQTVKGKGIKLSD
- a CDS encoding sensor histidine kinase, encoding MRSLSLDSMFDVLWGGCYILIVITCILFWKWYRAHKGLIQLLCEEEVHTLSSIATLSSHERMYQQLIKKQQLHQEKMQAQLNEDANDIQDYYAMWAHQIKVPLSVLDLMNQTGTIEKYETSNQLLVINQYLDMMLQFIRLKNFNQDIAYQDMSVQKSLRSVIKDYKYWFIHKDLAVSINEFDFSVVSDAKWLRFVFEQVIFNAIKYTPQGKINIICQNDNQVIIKDTGIGIAQNDLPMIFNQGYTGFNGRINSNASGLGLYMVKRILNNLGHDITIQSEVNVGTTVIINFQQTVIK
- a CDS encoding ABC transporter ATP-binding protein; translated protein: MTLLKVEHLKKEYQSKFKNNTVVALADVSFEVEKGEFIAIMGESGSGKSTLLNCIATLDQPTAGTISLNNQNFKHLSDKQLAAFRRDHLGFVFQDFNLLDTMSVADNIYLPLILAKNTNNKEQKLSNLAKQLGLQDLLNKYPYELSGGQKQRVAIGRALITNPEILLADEPTGALDSKNSADILSIFEQYNQQNQTILMVTHSALAASHAQRVLFIKDGKVFHQTYRGNKTEQEMLLTISDAMTNLLGGID
- a CDS encoding ABC transporter permease, with the translated sequence MLYWKLAWQSIVKNRLEYLPFMLAGSAAVALNMVIQLLIYSKGVKKLAANVSVIEMLTFSQIVIAIFSIIFLLYTYSFLSKRKQSEFGLFSILGLQKIDLIKISWRQQFISFLAVTFFGLITGVVFSKVLILLFMKLVGGTEFQLNITAVSIVFIVVFFMICFLFLLITDIFSIFKLKTISLLHATKKGESEPRSHWVLFGLGLVLLTMGYYISLTVHSPLKAIGQFFIAILLVVCATYILFIVASTIILKVMKRNGKYYYQANHFITVSNMLFRMKQNATGLASITLLTTMSLVIIVTTVSMFVGQEDYINQQFPRAVILTSSSDRKVPIKSVRKVASNNGIKIDKPYKLEISTAIAGDLTTQGKLQPLTGDSVGSADNLSEIQFITEKQYKYMANNSSNKLKANEIYVYDRQGTFNGGNITFLDKNYHVKSVLKKIKGIPSVQPNMTHSLIVVVPSKSVTSALGNEFNDLGDTKQNITYKNQLLFNVTGTEQQREKFLKEVSQTYNITSEDRFSTISVLKEFYGGFFFIGLVFSVSFIMATGLIIYYKQISEGRSDQKQFDILQKIGMSSQEVKQTIRSQIIWIFGLPVVVAIMHLCFAMPMIHKILQLFGIIIGPVVYLTTVLTVISIVLIYYLIYLKTSKTYYQQVSRKIS
- a CDS encoding LysR family transcriptional regulator, producing MNIWQLQILTHLAELGTMNRVAEALFVSPATISQQLKDLEDDLELTLIEKQGRKVYLNQTGQELVERAQPVLSELETIENDFKTRQSEITGIVRIATFTSALNSILIPVIKKINQTFPSIECRIYEEEPDQSLLGLRSHKFDIVLTGYFEKKVTFPNSDIISTNIGEDKLLVVSSKDDKSIFPIKHFSDLASKKWIIEPKNTYLSNHIIQMCRENLFDPDVVSEIHSYDAIKSLVKSQLGISILPSLALTAGTDMNGIFIHDFDIKSKRQIYLLERKPQKRIPAIKIVSQMITDQATAVLKNFN
- a CDS encoding aspartate aminotransferase family protein gives rise to the protein MIEAFEKSQEPWADVEKYVGRYAGMDFSPDIVDHAKGTYLFTESGEKILDFTSGQMSSTLGHSNPEIVTTLQQTVQRLDHLYSGMLSRPNINLSKNIASKTGENLKKVIPLSTGSEVNEAALRMAKLVTGKFEVVSFNKSWHGVTQASAGATYASARKSGAPTSPGQLSIPTPYTYRPNFFNSEGEYDWHKELDYGFEMVDAQSVGSLAACIVEPIVSGGGILVPPKGYLAALKEKCRERGMLLIFDEAQTSLGRTGEWFAYQYDDVEPDILTLSKTLGSGLPLAALVTTDKIEKKAHEKGFLFYTSHVNDPLVAAVGCTVMNIIERDNLCQVTKEKGNYLHDGLQKLVDEYDIVGDARGRGLLQGLEIIKSKSNKERSEFIGDEITKRCYKLGLHMNIVNLPGMGGVFRIAPPLTVSYEELDSGLAILEQSIKSVQNDINLGNL
- the cysE gene encoding serine O-acetyltransferase, whose protein sequence is MIRNYDPAISSNLQIILTYSGLHAVWFYRISHQLWQLNLKLLAHLCSQWGRLITGVEIHPGAQIGRRLLIDHGSGTVIGETAIIGDDVILYHGVTLGSTHHALGDTSRRHPKIGNHTLIGAHATILGNITIGNHVKIGAATVVLHDVPSHVTIVGNPAHILHKNPNI